A single genomic interval of Halorubrum aethiopicum harbors:
- a CDS encoding proteasome assembly chaperone family protein has protein sequence MARISVLDEEVSLSEPTLVEGFPGVGLVGKIATDHMIDEHGMVHYANVHCDGLPPVAVYLESDSAATTPVRLYADPERDLVALRSDVPVHPSAAAEVANCLDGWFDETGTFPVFLSGLGREKGEEPPSLYGIATGDGGDALARAEVSDPPEAGLVSGPTGAMLSAALERDRDAVGLIVESDPQFPDPEAARILIRDGIDPIAGTETPTDGLVDQATEIRDAKRQLAEQMRQASEESTQAEPLKMFQ, from the coding sequence ATGGCTCGAATATCCGTTCTCGACGAGGAGGTGTCGCTCTCGGAACCGACCCTGGTCGAAGGGTTCCCGGGGGTCGGGCTCGTCGGCAAGATCGCGACCGACCACATGATCGACGAACACGGGATGGTCCACTACGCGAACGTCCACTGCGACGGCCTCCCGCCGGTCGCCGTCTACCTGGAGTCGGACTCGGCGGCGACGACGCCGGTGCGGCTGTACGCGGACCCCGAGCGCGACCTCGTCGCGCTGCGCAGCGACGTGCCGGTCCACCCGAGCGCCGCCGCCGAGGTCGCGAACTGCCTCGACGGCTGGTTCGACGAGACCGGCACCTTCCCCGTCTTCCTCTCCGGACTCGGCCGCGAGAAGGGGGAGGAGCCGCCGTCGCTGTACGGGATCGCGACCGGCGACGGCGGGGACGCCCTGGCGCGCGCCGAGGTGTCGGACCCGCCGGAGGCCGGGCTCGTCTCCGGGCCGACCGGCGCGATGCTCTCGGCGGCGCTGGAGCGCGACCGCGACGCGGTCGGGCTGATCGTCGAGTCCGACCCGCAGTTCCCCGACCCCGAGGCCGCGCGGATCCTCATCCGCGACGGGATCGACCCGATCGCGGGCACGGAGACGCCGACCGACGGCCTCGTCGACCAGGCGACGGAGATCCGCGACGCGAAACGACAGCTCGCGGAGCAGATGCGGCAGGCGTCCGAGGAGAGCACGCAGGCGGAGCCGCTGAAGATGTTCCAGTGA
- a CDS encoding isochorismate synthase, which produces MEPARSTSSPPLVSRTTAVSSPAFAAAFDALPTPRTVWSAPDDALVLAGGAAATLTASGPDRFAAIREATDDLFDAGDVHAGTEAARPRVFGGFAFHEGACAGDPWKPFPEARFVLPRIQVTFADNGTWLTVTDAGSDASPTAVERRLDREVDRLSGRPDDGPRPPRPGIRGKRRTTSREAWRESVTAALDRIGEGELRKVVLAQALEADLATEFPCAATLERLAGKYPDCHRYCFEPDDGGSVFFGATPERLVSLRGRTVETDALAGTTGRGETPAEDEWLAEELLADAKNVHEHELVAETVRDQLEPYAASISAGERRVRRLATVQHLHTPITAELDADRHVLELVEALHPTPAVGGLPPDRALETIHETEPFDRGWYAAPVGWIDAAGNGAFAVAIRSAVATPDRATLFAGVGLVDDSDPDREWDEIQLKYRPILDELEGDDGVGSGGSTDVTGGSGHATDDGDLDRDD; this is translated from the coding sequence ATGGAACCGGCGCGTTCGACGTCGTCGCCGCCGCTCGTCAGCCGCACGACCGCGGTCTCGTCGCCCGCGTTCGCGGCGGCGTTCGACGCGCTCCCGACGCCGCGGACGGTCTGGAGCGCCCCCGACGACGCGCTCGTCCTGGCGGGCGGCGCGGCCGCGACGCTGACCGCCAGCGGGCCGGACCGGTTCGCCGCGATCCGCGAGGCGACCGACGACCTGTTCGACGCCGGCGACGTCCACGCCGGGACGGAGGCGGCTCGACCGCGCGTGTTCGGCGGGTTCGCCTTCCACGAGGGGGCCTGCGCCGGCGACCCGTGGAAGCCGTTTCCGGAGGCGAGGTTCGTCCTGCCCCGGATCCAGGTTACGTTCGCCGACAACGGGACCTGGCTCACGGTGACGGACGCCGGATCGGACGCGTCGCCGACGGCGGTCGAGCGCCGGCTGGACCGGGAGGTCGACCGGCTGTCGGGTCGGCCGGACGACGGCCCGCGACCCCCTCGACCGGGGATCCGCGGGAAGCGGCGGACCACGAGCCGGGAGGCCTGGCGCGAGAGCGTCACCGCCGCGCTCGACCGTATCGGGGAGGGCGAACTGCGGAAGGTGGTGCTCGCGCAGGCGCTCGAGGCGGACCTCGCGACCGAGTTCCCCTGCGCGGCGACGCTCGAGCGGCTCGCCGGGAAGTATCCCGACTGCCACCGCTACTGTTTCGAGCCCGACGACGGCGGGAGCGTCTTCTTCGGCGCGACGCCCGAGCGGCTCGTCTCGCTTCGCGGCCGGACCGTCGAGACTGACGCGCTCGCCGGGACGACCGGCAGGGGCGAGACGCCCGCGGAGGACGAGTGGCTCGCCGAGGAGCTGCTCGCGGACGCGAAGAACGTCCACGAACACGAGCTCGTCGCGGAGACGGTGCGCGACCAGTTGGAGCCGTACGCGGCGTCCATCTCGGCCGGCGAGCGTCGCGTCCGCCGGCTCGCGACGGTCCAGCACCTCCACACGCCGATCACCGCGGAGCTGGACGCGGACCGACACGTGCTCGAGCTCGTGGAGGCGCTCCACCCGACGCCGGCGGTCGGCGGGCTCCCGCCGGACCGCGCGCTCGAGACGATCCACGAGACCGAGCCGTTCGACCGCGGGTGGTACGCCGCTCCAGTCGGCTGGATCGACGCCGCCGGCAACGGCGCGTTCGCGGTCGCGATCCGCTCCGCCGTCGCGACGCCCGACCGGGCCACCCTCTTCGCCGGCGTCGGGCTCGTCGACGACTCCGACCCCGACCGCGAGTGGGACGAGATCCAGCTCAAGTACCGGCCGATCCTCGACGAGCTGGAGGGGGACGACGGGGTCGGATCCGGGGGCTCTACCGACGTCACCGGCGGGTCCGGTCACGCTACCGACGACGGCGACCTCGACCGCGACGACTGA
- a CDS encoding molybdopterin-dependent oxidoreductase: protein MSETRADEGDGPATDDIEDLTGIYREYGDDRLPPGQRETDRFPVLSKSGTPSWGPDDALEVWGAVDDPLSLSLEAVKDLPAVTQRQDFHCVTGWSKLDCAFTGVEFAEIADRAGVHDDAEHVMFHALDGYTTDLPLAECTRDGVLLAYGYDGEDLPADHGGPLRVVTPHKYAYKGAKWVSGVEFLTERELGYWEKRGYSDTANPWNEERYS from the coding sequence ATGAGCGAGACACGGGCGGACGAGGGTGACGGTCCCGCGACCGACGACATCGAGGACCTCACCGGCATCTACCGCGAGTACGGCGACGACCGGCTCCCGCCGGGACAGCGCGAGACCGACCGCTTCCCGGTGCTCTCGAAGAGCGGCACACCCTCGTGGGGCCCCGACGACGCCCTCGAAGTCTGGGGGGCCGTCGACGACCCGCTCTCGCTGTCGCTCGAGGCGGTCAAGGACCTTCCCGCGGTCACCCAGCGGCAGGACTTCCACTGCGTCACCGGCTGGAGCAAGCTCGACTGCGCGTTCACCGGCGTCGAGTTCGCCGAGATCGCGGACCGTGCGGGCGTCCACGACGACGCCGAACACGTGATGTTCCACGCGCTCGACGGCTACACCACCGACCTCCCGCTCGCGGAGTGTACCCGCGACGGAGTCCTCCTCGCGTACGGCTACGACGGCGAGGACCTCCCGGCGGACCACGGCGGCCCGCTCCGCGTCGTCACGCCGCACAAGTACGCGTACAAGGGAGCGAAGTGGGTCTCCGGCGTCGAGTTCCTGACCGAGCGCGAGCTGGGGTACTGGGAGAAGCGCGGCTACAGCGACACCGCGAACCCGTGGAACGAGGAGCGGTACAGTTAG
- a CDS encoding ribbon-helix-helix domain-containing protein → MPRVKITVPEHLEMQITQMVEQGEFLNREEAVEELLSTGIKAYKTSGPMEDDDSGGFEDEGMMGHEDEYVF, encoded by the coding sequence ATGCCACGGGTGAAGATAACCGTCCCGGAACACTTGGAGATGCAGATCACGCAGATGGTAGAACAGGGCGAGTTCCTCAACCGCGAGGAGGCCGTCGAGGAGCTCCTCTCGACCGGGATCAAGGCGTACAAGACGAGCGGACCCATGGAGGACGACGACTCCGGCGGGTTTGAGGACGAGGGGATGATGGGCCACGAGGACGAGTACGTCTTCTGA
- a CDS encoding UPF0058 family protein, with amino-acid sequence MHKDELLELHEQMVTIMEHFRAQETVDEGLFDPYDELDVDPSHVHKSKSEHKHAVFVLGNALANAMSEDEFSPAGRVGKRMKELADDAENKI; translated from the coding sequence ATGCACAAGGACGAACTGCTCGAGCTTCACGAACAGATGGTGACGATCATGGAACACTTCCGGGCACAGGAGACCGTCGACGAGGGGCTCTTCGACCCGTACGACGAGCTCGACGTCGACCCCTCACACGTTCACAAATCGAAGAGCGAGCACAAACACGCCGTGTTCGTGCTCGGGAACGCCCTGGCGAACGCGATGAGCGAGGACGAGTTCTCGCCCGCCGGCCGGGTCGGCAAGCGGATGAAGGAGCTCGCCGACGACGCCGAGAACAAGATCTGA
- a CDS encoding rhomboid family intramembrane serine protease produces the protein MALEALPVDAAHLLVAGAAAAVALAAVYASDRPAGSWGRRLRSRLLLGVPWGTLVAVGFVIGVYLFVQSGLENPYRPVVIPFRAWSYFYPEGMLWAGFSHASRGHVTGNLLSTLVAGTLAEYAYGHFPRERGRETFGSLRENPYVRALCVVPGAILTFGVVSSLFALGPVIGFSGVVFALWGFALVHYPVGTIASLTAATLVGVVYETIRTPVEIAEATPSFGPPGWANIAIQGHALGLIAGALVGVWLLRRRSVSTVRAGSMRSSALVVFAAVLLFGASRRLWAVYWYLGNQRYELYRALGLAGVLALAAIVAVAAAGRERPLRPALAVPNPRTIRESVASATPAAVGLFLLLAAFAAVAGPAVVPNLVAVDEAGLPGDPIEVEGYQVTYAEDVEDRTVSAVDVEAFGRSTSVRTSGVIVANPDREIWTRAVSKGNLDFWGYRAVDVGGTGWRETVWVQRTGWVAIGGNATYRVDGVHDETRSTLFVSDPARAEPVLDGRNVTVAAVEGGFELRVAHAGENATASVPPRNESVTLQEVEFRHEAEAIYAVRGDSRVRVAERERYEGRERS, from the coding sequence ATGGCCCTCGAGGCGCTGCCGGTCGACGCCGCTCACCTGCTGGTCGCGGGCGCGGCGGCGGCCGTCGCGCTCGCGGCGGTGTACGCCTCGGACCGGCCCGCCGGATCGTGGGGGCGCCGGCTCCGGTCGCGGCTGCTGCTCGGCGTTCCCTGGGGGACGCTCGTCGCCGTCGGCTTCGTGATCGGCGTCTACCTCTTCGTCCAGAGCGGGCTCGAGAACCCGTACCGTCCCGTCGTGATCCCGTTTCGCGCGTGGTCGTACTTCTATCCCGAGGGGATGCTCTGGGCGGGCTTCTCACACGCGAGCCGCGGGCACGTCACCGGCAACCTGCTGTCGACGCTCGTCGCGGGGACGCTCGCGGAGTACGCGTACGGCCACTTCCCGCGCGAGCGCGGACGCGAGACGTTCGGATCGCTCCGGGAGAATCCGTACGTCCGGGCCCTCTGTGTCGTCCCCGGCGCGATACTGACGTTCGGCGTCGTCTCCTCCCTCTTCGCGCTCGGGCCGGTGATCGGCTTCTCGGGCGTCGTCTTCGCGCTGTGGGGGTTCGCGCTCGTCCACTACCCGGTCGGCACGATCGCGTCGCTGACGGCCGCGACCCTCGTCGGCGTCGTCTACGAGACGATACGGACGCCGGTGGAGATCGCGGAGGCGACCCCCTCGTTCGGCCCGCCGGGGTGGGCGAACATCGCGATCCAGGGACACGCGCTCGGGCTGATCGCCGGGGCGCTCGTCGGCGTCTGGCTCCTTCGACGGCGGTCCGTCTCGACGGTGCGCGCCGGTTCCATGCGCTCTTCGGCGCTCGTCGTCTTCGCCGCCGTGCTGCTGTTCGGCGCGTCGCGCCGGCTGTGGGCGGTCTACTGGTATCTGGGCAACCAGCGGTACGAGCTGTACCGCGCGCTGGGGCTCGCCGGCGTCCTCGCGCTCGCCGCGATCGTCGCCGTCGCCGCCGCGGGCCGGGAACGGCCGCTCCGACCCGCACTCGCGGTGCCGAACCCGCGGACGATACGCGAGAGCGTCGCCTCCGCGACGCCCGCGGCGGTCGGCCTGTTCCTGCTACTCGCCGCGTTCGCGGCCGTCGCCGGCCCCGCGGTCGTCCCCAACCTCGTCGCGGTCGACGAGGCGGGTCTCCCGGGCGACCCGATCGAGGTCGAGGGGTACCAGGTGACCTACGCCGAGGACGTCGAGGACCGGACGGTGAGCGCGGTCGACGTCGAGGCGTTCGGCCGCTCCACGTCGGTTCGCACCTCGGGGGTGATCGTCGCGAACCCGGACCGGGAGATCTGGACCAGAGCGGTCTCGAAGGGGAACCTCGACTTCTGGGGGTACCGCGCGGTCGACGTGGGCGGGACGGGGTGGCGCGAGACGGTCTGGGTACAGCGCACCGGCTGGGTCGCGATCGGCGGGAACGCCACCTACCGCGTCGACGGCGTCCACGACGAGACCCGGTCGACGCTCTTCGTGAGCGACCCCGCCCGCGCGGAGCCCGTCCTCGACGGCCGGAACGTCACGGTCGCGGCCGTCGAGGGCGGCTTCGAGCTCCGCGTCGCTCACGCGGGCGAAAACGCGACGGCGTCGGTTCCCCCGCGAAACGAGTCGGTGACGCTTCAGGAGGTCGAGTTCCGCCACGAGGCGGAGGCGATCTACGCCGTGCGCGGCGACTCGCGGGTCCGGGTCGCGGAGCGGGAGCGGTACGAGGGGCGCGAGCGGAGCTGA
- a CDS encoding METTL5 family protein, which yields MATKRSLATKLGVIAGFENPRAALEQYPTPPDLAAHVVHLADLQGDVDGRTVLDLGAGTGMFALAAALRGPARVVGIELDRTALTTAQGNERRVAASAPVHWVQGDATRPPVTFREPVTVVMNPPFGAQDGNRNADRSFLATASDLASVSYSVHNAGSRDFLEAFADDNGGEVTHAFAADFAVDAQFDHHAEDSRDLDVEVYRIEWE from the coding sequence ATGGCGACGAAGCGATCGCTCGCGACGAAACTCGGCGTCATCGCCGGGTTCGAGAACCCCCGCGCGGCCCTCGAGCAGTACCCCACTCCGCCGGACCTCGCCGCCCACGTCGTCCACCTCGCGGACCTGCAGGGAGACGTCGACGGCCGGACGGTCCTCGATCTGGGTGCCGGAACGGGGATGTTCGCGCTGGCGGCCGCGCTCCGAGGGCCCGCGCGCGTCGTCGGCATCGAACTCGATCGCACCGCCCTGACCACCGCGCAGGGCAACGAGCGCCGCGTGGCCGCGAGCGCCCCGGTCCACTGGGTACAGGGGGACGCGACGCGGCCGCCGGTGACGTTCCGGGAGCCGGTCACCGTCGTGATGAACCCGCCGTTCGGGGCGCAGGACGGCAACCGCAACGCGGACCGGTCGTTCCTCGCGACCGCGAGCGACCTCGCGAGCGTCTCCTACTCCGTCCACAACGCCGGCAGTCGCGACTTCCTGGAGGCGTTCGCCGACGACAACGGCGGCGAGGTGACCCACGCGTTCGCCGCCGACTTCGCGGTCGACGCCCAGTTCGACCACCACGCCGAGGACTCCCGCGACCTCGACGTCGAGGTGTACCGGATCGAGTGGGAGTGA
- a CDS encoding transcription initiation factor IIB, which yields MERPSRQRQRERDTERESDEEAITCPECDSAEIVTDADQELVCEDCGLVLDEQTIDRGPEWRAFNHSERQSKSRVGAPITETMHDKGLTTTIDWKDKDAYGRSLSSEKRSQMHRLRKWQERIRTKDAGERNLQFALSEIDRMASALGVPRSVREVASVIYRRALSEDLIRGRSIEGVSTAALYAACRQEGIPRSLDEVAEVSRVPQKEIGRTYRYISQELGLELKPVDPKQFVPRFASSLELSEEVQSKATEIIDVSAEQGLLSGKSPTGFAAAAIYAASLLCNEKKTQREVADVAQVTEVTIRNRYQEQIEAMGFR from the coding sequence ATGGAACGTCCGAGCCGGCAGCGTCAACGGGAGCGGGACACCGAGCGAGAATCGGACGAGGAGGCGATCACGTGCCCCGAGTGTGACTCGGCCGAGATAGTCACCGACGCGGACCAGGAGCTCGTCTGTGAGGACTGCGGGCTGGTCTTGGACGAACAGACGATCGACCGCGGCCCGGAGTGGCGGGCGTTCAACCACTCCGAGCGGCAGTCGAAGTCCCGCGTCGGCGCGCCGATCACGGAGACGATGCACGACAAGGGGCTGACGACGACGATCGACTGGAAGGACAAGGACGCGTACGGGCGCTCGCTCTCCTCGGAGAAGCGCTCGCAGATGCATCGGCTGCGGAAGTGGCAGGAGCGCATCCGGACGAAGGACGCGGGCGAGCGGAACCTCCAGTTCGCGCTCTCGGAGATCGATCGCATGGCGAGCGCGCTCGGCGTTCCCCGCTCGGTTCGCGAAGTGGCCTCGGTGATCTACCGCCGCGCGCTCTCCGAGGACCTCATCCGCGGCCGCTCGATCGAGGGCGTCTCCACCGCCGCGCTCTACGCCGCCTGCCGGCAGGAAGGGATCCCCCGATCGCTCGACGAGGTCGCGGAGGTGTCCCGCGTCCCGCAAAAGGAGATCGGTCGGACGTACCGCTACATCTCCCAGGAGCTCGGACTGGAGCTCAAACCGGTCGATCCGAAGCAGTTCGTCCCGCGGTTCGCCTCCTCGCTCGAACTCAGCGAGGAGGTCCAGTCGAAGGCGACCGAGATCATCGACGTCTCCGCGGAACAGGGGCTGTTGTCGGGGAAGTCGCCGACCGGGTTCGCCGCCGCCGCCATCTACGCCGCGTCGCTGCTCTGTAACGAGAAGAAGACCCAACGCGAGGTCGCCGACGTGGCCCAGGTCACCGAGGTCACCATCCGCAACCGGTATCAAGAGCAGATCGAGGCGATGGGGTTCCGCTAG
- a CDS encoding universal stress protein, translating to MYDDILVPTDGSPASDAAIEHAIDLADRYGARLHALYVVDGSAYSTLEAGSEVVIDALQSEGEEATARVADAAADAGVEATTTVASGTAYRSIREYVDEHGIDMIVMGTHGRKGLDRYLLGSVTERVVRTADVPVLTVRQSDDE from the coding sequence ATGTACGACGACATTCTGGTGCCGACCGACGGGAGCCCCGCCTCCGACGCCGCGATCGAACACGCGATCGACCTCGCGGACCGGTACGGGGCCCGACTCCACGCGCTCTACGTCGTCGACGGCTCCGCGTACTCGACGCTGGAGGCCGGCTCGGAGGTCGTCATCGACGCGCTTCAGTCGGAGGGGGAGGAGGCGACCGCGCGCGTCGCCGACGCCGCGGCGGACGCGGGCGTCGAGGCGACCACGACGGTGGCGTCGGGGACCGCCTACCGGTCGATCCGGGAGTACGTCGACGAACACGGGATCGACATGATCGTCATGGGAACCCACGGGCGGAAGGGACTCGACCGGTACCTGCTGGGGAGCGTGACTGAGCGGGTGGTTCGGACGGCCGACGTCCCGGTGTTGACCGTCCGACAGTCGGACGATGAGTGA
- the menE gene encoding o-succinylbenzoate--CoA ligase, whose product MRDWLSHRVVSSPDEAGLIRAEDGEAWTYADLDRLVSETAGRLAVHGISEGDRLGVLTPPYVGTVGLVHATMRLGATLVPLGTELTPRELGERVERAGLDAVVCAESTESNALDAVEDVPVLSVDEPTDATVTAVHDVDPDPVDPAEWTFDDTLCILFTSGTTGAPKPVPLTAGNLYSSAVASAFRLGVDPEDRWLVSLALHHMGGLAPVYRAVLYGSTLVLREGFDPGGTADDIDRYDVTGVSLVPTMLERMLDRRGTLSDSLRVVLLGGAPAPEELIERCRDYSIPVYPTYGMTEAASQVATATPSATRDRPETVGRPIFGTDVVVVDEEGDPVDAGETGEIVVDGPTITPGYLGPGATGEEFGPHGLHTGDVGSLDEDGYLYVFNRLDDRIISGGENVEPGEVSDVLRGHPAVDDVAVVGLEDDEWGERVGALVAVGDRSAASRANAGREDAIPGDDRAADATEGDGPLGIDEDAGGNGETDAEDDPEDDGDPEAGAATDGDADSAAADSPTADDEDPSTADHLDDSLLEFARERLAGFKIPKTVAYTDELPRTVSGTIDRDAVRERLREMGHDPRDEFGSAGFEPADPEPPDGESPDPEPADHGPPGDGPATDRPDAAELDADGDDDAPDDADPGTDDADADDAVDPGTDDADDPVGNPGPET is encoded by the coding sequence ATGCGCGACTGGCTCTCACACCGGGTCGTCTCCTCGCCGGACGAGGCCGGACTGATCCGGGCGGAGGACGGGGAGGCGTGGACGTACGCCGACCTCGACCGGCTCGTCTCGGAGACGGCGGGCCGGCTCGCCGTACACGGGATCAGCGAGGGGGATCGGCTCGGCGTGCTCACGCCGCCGTACGTCGGAACGGTCGGGCTCGTCCACGCGACGATGCGCCTCGGCGCGACCCTCGTCCCGCTCGGAACGGAGCTCACCCCGCGCGAACTCGGCGAACGCGTCGAGCGCGCCGGCCTCGACGCGGTGGTCTGTGCGGAGTCGACCGAGTCGAACGCGCTCGACGCGGTCGAGGACGTCCCGGTCCTCTCCGTCGACGAGCCGACGGACGCGACCGTCACCGCCGTCCACGACGTCGATCCGGACCCGGTCGACCCCGCGGAGTGGACGTTCGACGACACGCTCTGTATCCTCTTCACCTCGGGGACGACCGGCGCGCCGAAGCCGGTCCCGCTCACCGCGGGCAACCTCTACTCCTCGGCGGTCGCCTCCGCGTTCCGGCTCGGCGTCGACCCCGAGGACCGCTGGCTCGTCTCGCTCGCGCTCCACCACATGGGCGGGCTCGCGCCGGTGTACCGTGCGGTGCTCTACGGGTCGACGCTCGTGCTCCGGGAGGGGTTCGACCCCGGCGGGACCGCCGACGACATCGACCGGTACGACGTGACCGGCGTCTCGCTCGTGCCGACGATGCTCGAGCGGATGCTCGACCGCCGCGGGACGCTCTCGGACTCGCTGCGGGTCGTCCTCCTCGGCGGCGCGCCGGCTCCCGAGGAGCTGATCGAGCGCTGTCGCGACTACTCGATCCCGGTGTACCCGACCTACGGCATGACCGAGGCCGCCTCGCAGGTCGCGACCGCCACGCCGAGTGCGACCCGCGACCGTCCGGAGACGGTCGGTCGTCCGATATTCGGCACCGACGTGGTCGTCGTCGACGAGGAGGGCGACCCGGTCGACGCCGGCGAGACCGGGGAGATCGTCGTCGACGGTCCGACGATAACGCCGGGATATCTGGGTCCCGGCGCGACGGGCGAGGAGTTCGGGCCGCACGGCCTCCACACCGGCGACGTGGGGTCCCTCGACGAGGACGGCTACCTCTACGTGTTCAACCGGCTCGACGACCGGATCATCTCCGGCGGCGAGAACGTCGAGCCGGGCGAGGTGTCCGACGTGCTCCGGGGACACCCCGCGGTCGACGACGTCGCCGTCGTCGGCCTCGAGGACGACGAGTGGGGCGAACGCGTCGGGGCGCTCGTCGCGGTCGGGGATCGATCCGCCGCGAGCCGGGCGAACGCGGGCCGCGAGGACGCGATTCCGGGCGACGACCGCGCCGCCGACGCGACGGAGGGAGACGGACCGCTCGGAATCGACGAGGACGCCGGAGGAAACGGAGAGACGGACGCGGAAGACGACCCCGAGGACGACGGCGACCCCGAGGCCGGAGCGGCGACCGACGGTGACGCCGACTCCGCGGCCGCCGACTCCCCGACCGCCGACGACGAGGATCCGTCGACCGCGGACCACCTCGACGACTCGCTCCTCGAGTTCGCCAGGGAGCGGCTCGCCGGCTTCAAGATCCCGAAGACCGTCGCGTACACCGACGAGCTCCCGCGGACCGTGTCGGGGACGATCGACCGCGACGCCGTCAGGGAGCGGCTCCGCGAGATGGGCCACGACCCGCGCGACGAGTTCGGGAGCGCCGGGTTCGAACCGGCGGACCCGGAGCCGCCCGACGGCGAATCGCCCGATCCGGAGCCGGCCGACCACGGACCGCCCGGCGACGGTCCCGCGACCGATCGCCCCGACGCGGCCGAGCTCGATGCCGATGGCGACGACGACGCCCCCGATGATGCCGACCCCGGTACGGACGACGCCGACGCGGACGACGCGGTCGACCCCGGTACGGACGACGCCGACGATCCCGTCGGGAATCCCGGACCGGAAACGTGA
- a CDS encoding macro domain-containing protein yields MEFTVVQGDIAEASADALVNAAGTSLRMGSGVAGALRRGANGPINEAVMERGPVDLGEVAVTDAFDLDADVVVHAAAMPHYGDGRATAESIREATRNALAAADERGCASLVIPALGCGVAGFDLAEGARIIAETIRAYEPESLRDVRFVAYSDEEYGTVSRVADAVREESAE; encoded by the coding sequence ATGGAGTTCACCGTGGTTCAGGGCGACATCGCGGAGGCGTCGGCGGACGCGCTCGTGAACGCCGCCGGGACGAGTCTGCGGATGGGTTCCGGCGTCGCGGGCGCGCTCAGACGCGGGGCGAACGGCCCGATAAACGAGGCGGTGATGGAGCGAGGGCCGGTCGATCTGGGCGAGGTCGCCGTCACCGACGCGTTCGACCTCGACGCCGACGTCGTCGTCCACGCGGCGGCGATGCCCCACTACGGGGACGGCCGCGCGACGGCGGAGAGCATCCGCGAGGCGACCCGTAACGCGCTCGCGGCGGCCGACGAGCGGGGCTGTGCGTCGCTCGTGATCCCCGCCCTCGGCTGCGGCGTGGCCGGGTTCGACCTCGCGGAGGGCGCGCGGATCATCGCGGAGACGATCCGCGCGTACGAGCCGGAGAGCCTGCGGGACGTGCGCTTCGTCGCCTACTCCGACGAGGAGTACGGGACGGTGAGCCGCGTCGCCGACGCGGTTCGCGAGGAAAGTGCGGAATGA
- a CDS encoding sugar phosphate nucleotidyltransferase, whose amino-acid sequence MKAVVLAGGYATRLWPITKDRPKMFLPVGERTVIDEIFADLEADDRVDEVFVSTNERFADTFSEYLGESEFEKPTLSIEETVEEDEKFGVVGALAQLVDREGVDDDLLVVAGDNLISFDLAEFTDFFEEKGTPTLAAYDVGSLERAKSYGLVDLEGDRVVDFQEKPKDPKSTLVSIACYAFPAETLPDLSTYLENDNNPDEPGWFLQWLQSRQPVHAFTFDGAWYDIGTAESYLDTVEYALDGGSIVADGATVEDSEIGDVVHVMDGAEVTDSTLERAVVFPEATIADSDVENTVIDEHAVLEEVDLTGSLIGAYTSITSGDGF is encoded by the coding sequence ATGAAGGCAGTGGTACTTGCCGGTGGATACGCGACGAGGCTCTGGCCGATAACCAAGGACCGTCCCAAGATGTTCCTCCCCGTGGGGGAACGGACCGTCATCGACGAGATCTTCGCCGATCTCGAGGCCGACGACCGGGTCGACGAGGTGTTCGTCTCGACCAACGAGCGCTTCGCCGACACCTTCTCCGAGTACCTCGGCGAGAGCGAGTTCGAGAAGCCCACGCTCTCGATCGAGGAGACCGTCGAGGAGGACGAGAAGTTCGGCGTCGTCGGCGCGTTAGCCCAGCTCGTCGACCGCGAGGGCGTCGACGACGACCTGCTCGTCGTCGCCGGCGACAACCTGATCAGTTTCGATCTGGCCGAGTTCACCGACTTCTTCGAGGAGAAGGGGACGCCGACGCTGGCCGCCTACGACGTGGGATCGCTCGAGCGCGCCAAGTCGTACGGCCTCGTCGACCTCGAGGGCGACCGGGTCGTCGACTTCCAGGAGAAGCCCAAGGACCCGAAGAGCACGCTCGTCTCCATCGCGTGTTACGCGTTCCCCGCGGAGACGCTGCCCGACCTCTCGACGTACCTCGAGAACGACAACAACCCCGACGAGCCCGGCTGGTTCCTCCAGTGGCTCCAGTCGCGGCAGCCCGTCCACGCGTTCACCTTCGACGGCGCGTGGTACGACATCGGCACCGCCGAGAGCTACCTCGACACCGTCGAGTACGCGCTCGACGGCGGGAGCATCGTCGCCGACGGCGCAACCGTCGAGGACTCCGAGATCGGCGACGTCGTCCACGTGATGGACGGCGCGGAGGTCACGGACAGCACGCTCGAGCGCGCGGTCGTCTTCCCCGAGGCGACGATCGCCGACAGCGACGTGGAGAACACCGTCATCGACGAGCACGCCGTCCTCGAGGAGGTCGACCTCACCGGCTCGCTGATCGGCGCGTACACCTCGATCACGAGCGGCGACGGCTTCTAG